The Vitis vinifera cultivar Pinot Noir 40024 chromosome 8, ASM3070453v1 genome segment CTTCCAGTAGACCTCCCTAAATAGGTCCAATGAAGTAAAATTTTTGAAGCTCCTTAGGGAAAACCATTATATCATAACCTAAGGACAACAACTCCATGAATGATTATACTAAAAACACAGAAATATTTCCactctcaaattttatatttattctaaaaCTGTGCCCATGAGATTGAAATTGGATCAATTTGTTCAGATCTTATCTTCCTggccaaaattattttatctgccttcatttatttaatgataaattGCAAAGCTGACAAGAATATTGCACCATAAATGTATGATAAAGCATAAAACAATATCTCCTTAATTGCTTCTTATCATCAGTTATGTTTGCCGATTTCTAGCGAGGATATTACAAATACTTTACTAATTTTAGTTTCACTCTGTTTATTTCTGGTAatcattttattcataaatGTAGGACACTAACAAACCCGGTGAAACTCATCCAGTGTTTGAGATCTATCAAGGAATATGCTTTTGTTGTGTCTGATTATCCTGTTGTAATAACTTTAGAAGACCACCTCAAGCCAGATCTTCAGGCTAAAGTGGCCCAGGTGAGTTTACACTTTTCACTGTGAACTTGAGCCTTGATCATGTTGCATAATTCTATTTCTGTGACCACAAATGGATTCATTTCTAGATGCTCACTCAAACCTTTGGAGATATGCTGTTTGTCCCTGAGTCAGAATGTATAGCAGAATTCGCTTCACCTGAAGCATTGAAGAGACGGATCCTAATCTCAACCAAACCACCAAAAGaatatcttgaaaaaaaaattgaagcatTGGAAGAGGTACTTCAAGGGAATCAATTCATCATGCAATTTTTTTGGGGGAGCAAATATACCTAGATTATTAAAATTTACTTCATCCCTAATCTCAGAATTACCATTTGAAAACAGAATGACCCAGAGAATGTAGAGTCTATTGACAGGGAAGATCTTGAAGATGAGGAAGATGAGGAAGACAAGTTACAACACAATGCTGCACCTGAATATAGGCGTCTAATTGCCATTCATGCTGGGAAGCTAAAAGGTGGACTGAAAGAGTGGCTGAGGGTGGATCCTGATAAAGTTAGGCGTCTTAGCTTAAGTGAGCGTGAGCTTGAAAAGGCATCCATAACTCATGGTAAAGATATTATCAGGTATCAGTTAAGATTTTTCTCAAGTTTGTTTCAGTGATATTTCTACATGTGTGTTATGTTTCTTCTCATGTTGTGATTATCTTTGGCATGAAAGCCTATTTTTCTGCAGTGTGTAGAGAGTTTTATACTTCAGCATCTGGTTTCATGTCTTTCTCTGAGAAGTAGAATActgaagtttaaaaaaaatctatagcCCAAAAGAGAGCATTTCTGTAGGCCATTTGTGGACAATTACACTAGAGTATATCCTTGAGAATTCCATCTTTCACATAGTTTTAGTCAACAAGTAAAACCCAAGGTGCAACCATAATAGTCCTATAACTTGCATACTGGTTCCAAATACTTGGCAAATTGTGTAGGGCTGTGGAATATGCTTACTTGGAGTCCCTCCTTCCAGAATTTGACTCAATTTGATGATTGTAATTTAGGATGACCATTTTCTTTTGGGGTTCATTGTCAAGGAAGAGGTCAACAGAACTGATAATTAAATGTATATCTTGGAAGTCTATTTGGTTACTTCTCCAATTTATCTCTTGTTGGATTTTATCACAACATGTTTAAACTTTTAAAGGCACACCCCATTACTGAGCATTCcatgttttacttcttaagctgaATAATTAAGACTTATTTACATTGGCATAGGTTTACCCAGAAAAATTTCCTGAGAGTATATCCAAAAGGTGTACGGGTTGATTCATCAAATTATGATCCGCTAACTGCATGGATGCATGGAGCTCAAATGGTGGCATTTAATATGCAGGTTTGGAGGAAACTTTATTTAGTCCCTAAATTTAGTTCATCTTTATATTTTACTTGGGTTAGTTTTGCATTATGCTCCTGAGAGTTAATTCCAGATTCAGCATCTTAAAATTCAATGCATTTATGTTTTTTTGAATAAACATCCAAAATGTACCAGTAGATTTGTATATTGCAAGTGTGGCATTCAGAGATCCTTTGCCTCTAAAGCTATTTTCTTAATAAGAGATACATTCTATGAGCCTATAATATAAAATGACTTTCTGTATTGGCCGTCTTATTGGGCACTGTTGAACACTTCTCAAATAACCATAAAGTCAAACAATCAAGTATGCTAACCATGGTGTCTGGTAATGAATGGTTTGAAAAAAGGGGAGGAGGAAGTTAGGTAGGGGTTTTTCCAGATTACCTATCAGGATTCAAATTCATTGGATCAGTAGTACTTGAGGTTTTGGCATCTTTTGTGGACTGATCAAAGTTGAGTTTGGCTCTGCAAACATGCATCCAGGGTTTGCATTCAAATTCAACTTAGAGAAAACTAAGAAAGTCATGGCATCATGAATGACCTCCCATTAGAAATTTAGAAGTCTTTAATGAGGTCCAATCACCACAATTCTGCTTCTTAGTTGCACAGGGATTTGGATTGACACTTTGTTCCAACAAAAATGAACAGTTCTAGAAAAGTGCCTTCTCGGACATCTGAGCAACTGAAGGCACAAATCTACCTGCCAAAATGttgtaattattaaaaaaagaaaaaagaaaaaaaaaaggcatcatAAAATGATGGCAAAAATGTTTGAAGTGTCATATCATGAATTCCAAATATGACCCTTTGCATAGAATGAATTATACGCCTCTCTAATGCCATGAAAAATAAACTGGGTACTAAGAGGAACAATTGACATATATTTGAATGTACTAAAAATACCATTATGCTCCTGTGATAGGGATACGGCAAGTCACTTTGGTTGATGCAAGGAATGTTCAGAGCCAATGGTGGTTGTGGTTATGTGAAGAAACCTGATTTTCTACTGAAGCTTGGTCCCAACAATGATGTTTTTGATCCTCAAGCAAATTTACCAGTGAAGACAACTTTGAAAGTGAGTAAAATATTCCATAAACTTTAATTGTGTTCGGttgtctttcttctttcctgATAAACTTCCACATCCCctcttttaagtttttatatttatgcgTTTTAAGTGACAAAAACTTTCCTATTACTAAACAGGTTAAAGCATATTTGGGGGAGGGCTGGCATTCAGATTTTggtaaatttgatatatattctcGACCAGACTTCTATCTAAGGGTAAGAATTTAAGAAGTGTTCATATCTAAAAGTCAATGTTCATCTTGCTGTGATTCTGTGATTGTTGAATGTGTCATTTCATCTGGTCTTACCATTTTGTAAAGCTTTGGAGATCAAAGAGAATGACGGTGCTGTGAATTATCAATCTATGCAGGTTGGAATAGCTGGGGTTCCAGAAGATTCAGGAATGAAGGAAACAAAGGAAATGGATGATAACTGGAACCCTACTTGGAATGAAGAGTTTGAGTTCCCCTTGACTGTTCCTGAGCTGGCATTGATCCGGATTGAAATATATGACTATGATATGTCTGAGAGGGATGATTTTGGAGGTCAAACATGTCTTCCTGTTTCAGATTTGAAAACAGGAATCCGGGCTGTTCCACTTCACAACAAAGAGGGGGATAAGTACAAATCTGTAAAGCTACTCATGCGCTTCGAATTTGTTTCAGTTGATTCCAGGCCTTGATCCTAATTGGTCAGAGACTCAGAGCATCTCTCTGGTTATCCAGCCTCACAGTAATCTCACCACATTGCAGTACTGAGTTGCTGCCATCATATCTCTTGAAAGCAACACTACCGGCATAATTCTGCTATTTCAGTGAAGGGAACCAGAAAGTTCCTTCACACTATTAGGCGACTAAATGGTTGATCGGATACAACCGGCACCACCTTGGATTCTTGtggttttaaattttctttctgtTATATATTATATCATGCAGTTGTAACTTTTATCGACCACTTGTTGAGTAGAATGGTTGTACCTAAATATATGACGATAGCCTTCAATTGTGAGAATTAatggtataattttttattttacagcTTAGACCtgcattattttctttaataaaacagATGCAGCTTTCATTCCTTTGATTCAAGAACAACAATTAAGAATGTCTTGACAGTTTATGATCAACTTCTTTCACCCACAGCTTGCAGGAGTATAAGCAATTGAAGGAAATAGTAGGACACACCCCCTATTGTGGCATACTGCAGCTTCTCAGTCCCTTCGACATCAGGAAAATCACCATCATTGGCCCGATTAAATCCACCTGCCAGCCACCCCAAGTTCCTGTATCCTCCTCCATGTAGCTTTGAAGCTGCCATCATGGACCTAAAATTCATGCTTTTAATGGTTTGTACTCTTATATGTATTCATTTTCATCCAAGAACTAACAGCAACAGGAAGGATCGAAACTCTTACCTCAGCCCTTCTCCACAAGCAACAAGGAGCTTAGCGTCCTTATCAGGAACAGCTATTTCCACTTGCCCGACAAAATCAGGATTGATCATGGTGAAATTCTGGCCAGTCCACAGCCCAATGTACCCAAAATGCACCCACTTCTTCAGCAGAGTGATGGGGCTGTTGTCCATGTCCTTAACAAAGAGTGGCACGTGCATTGACCCCGAGACACGTGCCTTCTCCCTCTCCCACGCTGGCCTGACGTCCAGGAGTATGAAGCCTTCAGAGTTCAAAGCAGAGGCTGCATCCTTTGGCAGTATCGGCCGGACTGCCCCGGACCCTATCAGTTGCCGGGCACTGCTTGAGGAGGCATGGACCTGCAGAGTTGGTGGTGTTGAAATGTTGAAGATGGGTGGCTTGCCTTGCTTCCTGTGCTTCAACGTGGATGTGTAGGGGAGCTTCAGTTGAATTGCCATCTCTCTCTTTCCTTATCCAGAAGACTAGCATCACTTTTAACcaaattcttttcattttgccaaataaatagataaataagaaGAAGACCATATTTACTGGGCCGGGACCAGGCCCAACCTACGTTTCTTTTGGCCCAATCTTTTCATGGTCACTGCCCAACTAGGTTTCTTTCGGCCCAAGCTTTTCATGGTCACTGCTCATTCGCATATGGTATTCTGGTTTGCATAGGTGGTCCAAGGAGAAGCCAAAATAAAATGCATTGCCCTTAAAATTGTTAGGATCAAGGATTCGAGCATCTTATTTGAAATCAATTTATTCATTATCAATAAGATTAaaccaataatttttatgtggTTATGTGCCAATTCAATGAGCTAAAGCAAATCCTTTTTATATGATTTAATGTTATATTGTCAGTGCAACAAGGTTAAAGTAATTCTTTTTTACATGATTCAAGATCACAATCATCTTAAGCTACATTTAATTAGCGAGATAGGATGcaatagaatatatatatattacaccACAGATTCCACCTGAGGAATTATTACGACCacaaattttatgatcacataTCTTTTTATCACCCAATGGAATACATCGTCTCaatcttatgagatatcatggtgcttttattaaaaatacatattGCCAcaaacttccatcaatagtgacctactCTATAGGGAATACATCACTACTTTAAGATTTCATCCATAAGTCAAAGTCTCCAATTGATTTTagtacaaactcaatattctctcaacaTTAAGAGTTCATGCAACATAACACTTTAATGAATCATAGCAATTTGATAGttttacatcatgattcactataagttatatataatgtataaccatacacactagtgcattcACCATGGGAAACACATCCCGATGGTCAAGACAAGTCGTCTTTCTAATTGGGAAGTAGTGCATTATAGTTTCTATTGCATTGCCTAAATTCATAAATTACTTGTGAATaacttatcatcttgtaaggaacctatgacttgtatcCTCTATGTAACTAttaatgcactcaagtcatgtaaAATACAAGTGATAAAAGTTAAATGATCatatcaatgtcaatacatAAAATGGATAGCAAAATGACAATCAAGTCTAACATCATTACattatgtcttgcttttaagggctcaatcccaacatcaCCACCATAAATTTGATATCTATGGGTCTTTTATAAGTATCACTACTATAGATTGGTATCTATAGGCTTTTATGAGTATCACTACCATAGATTGGTATCAATAAGCTTTTATGAGTATCACCATCATAGGttttttcatctatgggccCTTTATTTGAATATCGCCACCATATATTTGTTATCTATAGGTCTTTTATTAGTGTAtaaccaccatagattttcatcgaTGGGCCTTTTATCAATATATCAACACCCGTAGATTTGTCATCTATGAGCTTTTTATTAGCTTATGACCACTATAGATTGGTATTTATagctttttttttgtgtttcacCACCACAAATTTATATTTGTAGGCTTTTTCTTAATTcatcatttcatccacaacctagagttgttcattgcatatGCATTCATATATAGCATCATCACCCAAAGTTTCTCTTGTCTCATTGCATGTGATAGTCCTTTGATCTTATTGCATCATGTGCTAGGAtgaaattttggtatttttattcTTTGATATAGTCCACTTCATTCACAATCCTTACACTCATGTTTCTAGCTACCTTTAGCACTACGTTAAAGGCCCCTTGGGTTTAGTTTTTGTTTAAGTtggttttggttgtttttgggTTTTGTGTAAGATAAAGACAAGTGTCCAGATCTCCACCCTCCCTTACTATATGAAAAGGGGCCTTAGGAGCTCAATTTCAAGGGGTTCTTGGAGTGTTTTGGAAGGGGAATACTTTACCAAAATTgagagaagaggaagaagagctCTCTTGGAAGGATTTTTGGCTTGAAAGCTTACTTGAAAAGAAAGTTTGGTTACTAATGAGTAGAGACTTTGTGGGTGttgtttaatttcattttttatcattcatttACAATccatcctttttttattttgattttttaaggATATGTATTTGTTGGGTGTGGATATTAGAGGTCACACACTTGGATTGTTGGTTATTTATTCATGATATATAgttgttctttttctcttcttctattGATTCTTCTTGATTGCTTAATCTTTAATTTATCTTGTTGTATAGTTTGGTTTGATtactttttattctattttgggTATTTTTACTCTCTTTGCAAGTTTATTGATAAACTTATGAGATGAGGCTTTGTTAGGATTTGaaatccttattttcttttgaatttttgttttgagtatttcatttttccctttattttaatgatttttttgaagccttttttattgattttaaaatcatttttgagaGTAACAAACTGTTTGTTGGTTTgccaaagagattttctttagaaaaataCCCTTCAAATACTATTTTGGtcctctttgattttttattttttttcaatttgtgtTGTAAAATCCTTTTTTAAACCCTCTTTGGCTGATTTTCCAAGTATCTTTTGATGGTTATTTCGTCGCTAAGAATCAAGCCTCTCACCATAGGCTTTGATATAACCTTTATGCTTGATAAAATCAATAGTTGTTCTTATGTTTTTATGACTTTTGAAAAGTTTtctcaatttgttttttagtgAACCATTCTCAACCATTTGATCCCTTTTCATGGTCATGTAAGGCTTGAGATTATGATTGTTTTTATAGTCATTAATGGTTGTCATGATCTATGgtatattaaaattgatttcaCATAAGAACATCATTTTCTACAAGTGTTTCTTTGTGTATTTCAGTCTTTTTTTAATTGTGAGTGTTCCTTGGCCCTCCATGCCTCTTGTAAGTTCAAATTCATACTCATATGAGGGTTGAGGAGTAGTGTTTGCGCTATAATTAATCTAAGACTCATTCCTTAGGCCCACATCActaatttttcaaacttatgattttcatattttactaatCAATGGAAATATGGATTAATTTtgcaaatttcaatttaatgaGATTATATCCAACCCCTGTGAGATTCCTACCATGATCATTAGAGGGTTGGCATATGGATTAGACCATGGAAATTAATTAAGGCTTGTTTCAAAGCCATATTCTTTAATTTTCGAAATTCACCACTTGTTCTATTTTTGACAcccaaaatgtttttctaaatttgaactttttggtttatcctaaaatatttttaaggctTGTATGATgtttaatacttttaaaatatattaaagaatgtttgttttattaaaaaaagtattcTCCATGTTTATGAAATAAATTGACTTTTCCAAGTGTccagattctaccatattttttACCCTTCAAATGTTTTTGTAAATTTGTATTAGCTCATGgttgtttaattatttgttatatttatttttttatgtattctAGACCTATTAAACAATGTTTTAGGTTTTGGTTTcactcaaaaatcaattttttttaacatgtaaaagAATTGAATCATTCCCTACATGTTGTGTTGACTTGAATATAGtgttatgatttattttttcaatgaaTTATGGGATAATTGGTACATGTTTAAGCTTCATAGAAATTTTTCACATGATTTAGACACTTTAAATAGTGTaattttttcttagttttatcTCACTTCTAGGCTTGtataataattttgtatttgCATGACTTGTTGATATGTCATGTTTAAAAGATGTTTAGTGAAATTTAGGATAATTGATGCATATGTAGGcacttttggattttgggttgtaTTGTATATGCTTTGAGCATGTTGTAGAATCTTTGTCTtgattttatctcatttataacttttttttttagatttattttgtaagTACCCGCTTGTTGTCCAACTATTGGATATCTTGTATAAACTTACTAATTTAGCTTCCTTTGCATATTTCTAACCTTCTTTAACTTTTGATTTATATTGTAGACATCTTGTACATGTTATCTAAGCTTTCCTTTATATCATatatcctttttattattttatttagatttattttgtgatttcatACATGTTGCTAGTTTTAAACCTTATGCATGATTAGTCGTCTTTGCTTCTTGATTTGAGTtgagtatattttgaatatattgtttaGCTTTTGGTTTGCcattatatcttttattttgctTATGAACTAACCTGCTCTTTCCATGTAAGAACACTTCCCTATTTTGGGCATTTTTAAGGTATGCTCCTTTTCTTCCTTATCTATTTGATTCCTATGATATGCATGTTTGTGTTATGAGTGTTCTTTACCTTGTGCTCTTTATCACTATTACCttattgtatatttttgttattgtctCTTGGTATACATTGGTCTATTAATCAATTACCTTAGTCTCTTCCATTTATTCACTAGAGACTGCTATAGGAGTTAAAAGGGTGTTGTCTTAtgttagagtttttttttttctcttttataaataaacaaaaataagtgacaactctaactttttcaaaaatcaatttttttttaaataaaaaatgaatcccGCCATTGAGTGAGGACACACATGAAAAATGTAAGTCCATATTGCATCCATGAAAATGTCATTCCTCTCCACTTCATCATTTGTAACATGctcaaatatttcattttagaaATGAAAGCCCATATTGTTATCCTTTTCCTTTGTACTAGATTTTGTGAATCTAGTGTCATGAATAACATATGCCTCATTTGAACTCTTGACCTGAAGTAGCATACACCacccaataataataaatataaaagaacacACAAATGTTAAAACAATGAagtattagaaaatataaatatagtaAACTTGTCACTAACTTttgataaaagttattttaattcgTCCATTTTTTAGTTGAGTCCATCAATTTCCTTTTTTAGATGATTGAAATTTGACTTTGAACTTTATCTGAATTTCAAAGACTCCATCCATAATTCGACTTATTACacataaatgaaataagaatttaacatttacaacataaaaaataaaaaaaaataaaaaataccatGACTAGTTTGTTCACTTTCAAATAAGACACTGGTTGAATTTAGGTTTTTCATGATACTTGTGGACTTAACTTTCTACAAGTTTATTTGTAATGAACTTAACATTGGTTAAGTTCAGGTTCCACACATTAATTATGAAGTAAACATCCTGTATTATAGTAGAGTCTATAAAAAAACATGCATGCATTATTTATGATATCTAAGTTTAGGTTAAGTTATGATTGATGGGGCACATGCATCATTTGTTGCCTCTTCTACCATTGTAGCAACAATAGTGACGTCATATGTTGCAGTTTCAAATGAGTCCTTTTGTTGCCTTAAGTCATCTTTCTTGATAGATTGTGAGGTAATTGATTGGTGCAACATTTCTGCTAATGCTCATTATTTATCCAAATGCTTATAATAGTCTTGTTGATACTCCCCTCTAAGGTGGGTGTTAAGAGTAAATGAAAAGATAActacaaaattcaaataaagcTTAGTTGTCGATAAacaataatacaaaaaaatatatgtaagtacattgttaaaattaaaaggtAAACAATTACTTACATTAGACTTTAAAAAGACCTTTTCAACCTTCATAGACCTTGAAGTACTAGTTGCTCTCCAATTTAATATTTGAGGATAACTCTCACATACACGAGTAGCATATTTCAATCCAATAAGTGGAATAGCCTCATATGC includes the following:
- the LOC100243703 gene encoding phosphoinositide phospholipase C 2, translated to MSERTKPPADIKDIFDRYSDHGTMTLDHLLRFLIEVQGEKAATKDDAEAIVNALIALQHPDISQSKALDLQAFFWYLFGDVNPPLSPSGSHDMNAPLPHYFIYTSHNSYLTGNQLSSDSSDAPIIEALQRGVRVIELDLWPNSTEDDVDVLHGMTLTNPVKLIQCLRSIKEYAFVVSDYPVVITLEDHLKPDLQAKVAQMLTQTFGDMLFVPESECIAEFASPEALKRRILISTKPPKEYLEKKIEALEENDPENVESIDREDLEDEEDEEDKLQHNAAPEYRRLIAIHAGKLKGGLKEWLRVDPDKVRRLSLSERELEKASITHGKDIIRFTQKNFLRVYPKGVRVDSSNYDPLTAWMHGAQMVAFNMQGYGKSLWLMQGMFRANGGCGYVKKPDFLLKLGPNNDVFDPQANLPVKTTLKVKAYLGEGWHSDFGKFDIYSRPDFYLRVGIAGVPEDSGMKETKEMDDNWNPTWNEEFEFPLTVPELALIRIEIYDYDMSERDDFGGQTCLPVSDLKTGIRAVPLHNKEGDKYKSVKLLMRFEFVSVDSRP
- the LOC100252319 gene encoding rhodanese-like domain-containing protein 10 isoform X2 gives rise to the protein MAIQLKLPYTSTLKHRKQGKPPIFNISTPPTLQVHASSSSARQLIGSGAVRPILPKDAASALNSEGFILLDVRPAWEREKARVSGSMHVPLFVKDMDNSPITLLKKWVHFGYIGLWTGQNFTMINPDFVGQVEIAVPDKDAKLLVACGEGLRSMMAASKLHGGGYRNLGWLAGGFNRANDGDFPDVEGTEKLQYATIGGRFVPSVAQMSEKALF
- the LOC100252319 gene encoding rhodanese-like domain-containing protein 10 isoform X1, with translation MAIQLKLPYTSTLKHRKQGKPPIFNISTPPTLQVHASSSSARQLIGSGAVRPILPKDAASALNSEGFILLDVRPAWEREKARVSGSMHVPLFVKDMDNSPITLLKKWVHFGYIGLWTGQNFTMINPDFVGQVEIAVPDKDAKLLVACGEGLRSMMAASKLHGGGYRNLGWLAGGFNRANDGDFPDVEGTEKLQYATIGGVSYYFLQLLILLQAVGERS